Below is a genomic region from Candidatus Hydrogenedentota bacterium.
CATGATATTACTTGAAAAAAAGCAGACCATAGGGCAGTCTTTTGAAAGGTAATGCTGGGGAGACTGGGTATGCCGAGCAGCGAAGTTGCGCCGCTTCGGATTTATTGCGTGTGCGGCCAGAAGATGAAGGTCTCCGAGGACATGTTTGGCCGCCCGGGCAAATGTGTCGCGTGCCGCCTGAAAATCCGGATTCCCACACCGGACGAAATCCCTCCGAACACGGATGTTATCTATCTCAAAGACCACCCTGAACTTTTGCGCAAGGTGAGGAAGGGGGCCGGCCCGGAGAAGGCCAAACAGAAGGAAGAGGCGGAAGTCGCGCCGTTGCCGGACATCGATCCGAAGGGGAAGGTGCGCAAAGCGCTTGGGCCGCTCGACGTACTCGATCCGTTGCGCCAAATCCACAGCCTCGTCGCGAAGCTGGAGAAGCGGATCACCGGGTCGAAGTTGGTGCAGGACACCGGCAGCGTCGAGGTGGCCGCGCGCAAAGATCCGAAGATCGCGGAACTGCTGGGCATTCGTACGCGCATTCGCGCGGCAGAGCAGGACCTCGAAGAAGAACTGCGCCAGCGCTTGATGGAGACCGCCATCGAACTTGCCGCGACGAACGAAAAACTCGCGGAACTGAACCTCGCGGTGCGGGTGGCCGAACTGCCGTACAGCGAATACCGGACCCAGGTGGATAGGCTCCGCCGCCGCCGCGACAATCACGAACGGCGGCAGTCAAACTTGCGCGGCTGGTTGACGGTGGAGGACGTTCATCGTGCCGGCGGCGCGGTCGACGTGGCGTTCGAGCATATACCCACGGGGACGTTCCGGATTACGTTCGCGAACGAGATCGACGATAACGAGACCTTGCTCGATGTGCACGTGGAATCGCTGCGCGGGGCATTGGCGGACCGCGCGCAGTCCGAGCGCAAGTTGAGCGAGGCGAAAAAACTGAAGGCGCCGCCGTCCGGCAATGGGCGCACGATTGCGGAAGTCGTTGCTGATGCCAAGGCGCAGCACGAGCGCACCCAGGCGCGCGTGCAGCACGCCCGGGAACGGCTTGAACAGCTTGCGGACGACTATTCGAACGACATGCAGGCAATTGACGCGCAGCTCGATCATTCGCGCGGCCGACTTCAGGTGGGCCAGCTTAAGCGCGAGGAGTTTGCGGAGGCCGAAGAAGAACTTCGCCGGGCGAAGACGGACCTGACGAAGGCGCGCGCGCTGGTGGTGCGCGCGCTCAATGCGAATAGCGCCGAGGAGGTGCCGCGCGCACGGGGCACCTTCGTTGCGCGCCTCGCGCACGGAAAGCCCGGATTGCGCGCGCCAATGGACGCGTGGGTCGCTTGGGCGGGCGCGGCGCTCGTGTTGGCGGCGTTATTCCTCCCAATTGCCGGCGGGCACACGGCACTGCAACTCGCGGGCATGGATTCCGGTCCTGGATCGACGGCGTTTTGGTATGCGCTATTCCCGATCGGCATTGCGGTCTTCGCGGTTGCCGCCGCCTTCATTCCCAGTATTTCTGCGCGCGGTCTCGCGTATTGTGCGGTGTGGTTGCTTGCGTGTTTGCTGACAACGACGTTTCTGCACGAAAGCGCGTACAACGAGAGCCCCGTGTCGGCAGCGTTGCGCGTAGGCGGACCGTTGTTGTTGCGTCCGGGAATGCTCGTGTACGCGTTGGGTTTGCTGGCAGTCGCCGCCGCCGGCGTCATTACGCTTGCCGCAACGCGCGACGGGCGTGTCATCATTCCGCTAACGGCCATTGCCACCGTTGCGGGTGTCGGGGCCGTTGTGACGGACCTTGGTGGTGTACGTACTGCGCAGCCGGAACTGAGCGTCGAGACGCGAATCGTCACTGACGCGCAGCCGCCTGAACACGAAGTGACCGTGAGCGTGAAAAATTCCGGCGGACGCGAGTTGCTGCTCGCGGCGAATTCGACGATGAGGAACGCATACGCGCTTAACGTGGAAAAACGGATTGGAAAAAACTCGGGGATTGACGTCAGCGCTCCGGTGAGCGTGCGCGTCGGAAACTCGCAACTGCCAATCGGTAGCTATCCGATTTCGCGGTTGCCGGTTTTGCCGGGGCAGGCAGCGGCGCTGGTATACCGGTTACCGGAGGGGGAATACCGCGCGACGCTGAAGGGCGCGTCGGGCGCCGCGCAGGAAGCGGCATTTACGCTCGAGCCCGTTGCGGGAACGGACGCTGCCACCGCGCCGAATACGACAGCGCAGCCCACCGAACCAGCGCGGCCCGTCGAGCCGCAACAACCCACGTCGGCGCTAATGGATGCGCTTGCGCCGGAAGTGACGCTGCGAGGGATTCTGACTTCGGAAAATCGGGCCGCCCAGTTCTCGATCACGGTGCGGCTGGCGGACGGAGCGACGAGCGAGCGCGCGTACGCGATCGGTGACGAGGTCTACACCAACTGGACGATTAGCGAGTTTAATCCGGCGGAGCAGACGATCACGCTGTCGAATGGAAAGGACATCATGATTCTGCGGCGCGGCGAGCCGCAACGGTTGGGGGCGAGTCCGTCGCTGTAGACCTCGCCTTTGTCAGTTCCGCTTCGCGAGTTTTTGATCGCCGACGATGCGCAGTTCGATCGGTTCGCCGAGAAACACGGGCCGTTGCGGCGACTGTGTTTCGATGTTCGCCTGAACGTAGATTCTCCGCGTCATCGGCTTCACCCACGGTTCGGCGAGGATTTCGATGCGGCGTTCCGTCTCGCCTTCGCGGACGAGTATTCCGTTTAACCCCGTGTACATCACGCGCACGCCGAATGGCAAATTCAACACGCTGATTGGGGTCCGGCTGTCGTAGCCGTTCGCCTTCGTAAGGTTGAGGCTGATTGCGCCGAGTTGGCCCGGCGCAAGCACGAGCGTGTTTTCGCCGTTGTTCACGGTCAGGTCCGGCTGCTTCTCGCTGACGGTGATCGACCCGAAGTACGCCTCGCGCGTGACGGTGGTTCCGCTCACGTTCGCTTCCCCGGTGAGCTTGAAGCGGGAATCGAACGGCGTCGTTTTGGCGTCCGGACCCGCAACGAGCGCGACGCGCACCAAGTCTTCGTCGGGCAGTACCGATTCGGTCTCGACAGTGAAGCCTTCGGGAAGACCATGTGCGGTGACCTTCACTTCTTCGTTAAAGCCGTCCGTGCGAAGCACGCGCACGTCGAGCGGAATGCGGCTTCCCGGGGGCATGCTGATGTGGTAGGGCGCGGCCGCCACTGCAAAGTCGGGCTTCAACTCGCGCAACAGCAGGCGGTAGGCGTGATTTGGCCCTCCTTCGCCGCGCACGTCCGACACGCGAACGACGTAGTCGCCGTCCTCCGGCGCGACGAAATCGAGCCGCGAATCGCCGGTCGCGTTTCCGTTAGCGTCGAACGCGTCGTCGTTTTTCCAGAAGAGTGGGTATACCGGCATGCCGTTCGGCGCGAAAGTAGTTCCCACCGGATGAACGGTAACCTTGTAGATGTGATCGTATACGGCGTGATGTTCGGGCGTGGTGGCGAACAGGCCGATGCGCTGGCCGTTCGGATACTGTTTGAACACGACGTCTTCGTCGCCGTACCCGGGAATGCGCGACACCTGGATGACTTCGCCGCCGACCATGACGTAGTCGTTCATTTTGAAGTCGCGCCAATTTTCGAATCGAAGGCCCGCCTGGCGCGAGTCGCGCGGCGAGAGCGTCAACGCGGTCTGCGCCACGCAGCGGAGCAGGGCGCGCTGCAAGGGATTGCCCTGAGCGTCAAGCACTTCGATTTTCGAGTCGAGCTTCGAGCCGAACTTCGCAGCGAGCGTCTCGATCACGATTGCCTGATCCTTGTTCGCGTGGAAGTGGTAGTAATCCACATCCGGCACGCCGTCCTTGTCGTGCGCGATGCGCGCGTTGATTGCGGCAGGAAACGCGAGCGGCTGCGCCTCGGCCGCGGAGTTGTTCGGTTCGACTTCGGAAGCGTCGGCCGCACCGCTCACGGACAATACCGGCAACGAAATCGGACTGCCTTCGGGCACGGCGATGGGCAGGGGCATGGTGGCGCCAGGCGCAGCTTCATCGGGCGGATCAACTTCAACCGTTGTGCCCGGGAGATTAAAGCCGGCAACTTCGACTTTCTGCGGCACACCGGCGTGCACGCCGAGTGGCCACACCGACGTCACCATCGGGAATGCGCCGATATGAAGGCGATAGCCCAGGTTTGCGCGCAGGTCCGCGTCGGCGACTTCCACCACGTAGTCGCCGTCGGCAGGGACTTTGTATCCCATGCGACTGCGCATGGCGCCGCCGAAGTCTGCGCCGGTAGCGACGACGTCGCCCGACGGATCACGCAACTGCATGTCGACATTCAATGCGCTATCCGTAATGACGAAGACGATTTCCTGTCCGGCCTTCGCGGAGACGTTGTACTTGTCCACGTCGCCGGATGCATTGATTGCCGCCTCGACGACACCAGGCCATTGCACGGGTTGCGGCGATTCAT
It encodes:
- a CDS encoding pre-peptidase C-terminal domain-containing protein — encoded protein: MLRRRLCWIVVAALLLARGALGELTFEGEILPIFKSHCSACHFPPVDPPKGKLDLSTLAGTLKGGSEGVILVAGKAEESRLIQMIEGKLEPKMPPEGKGEPLGVDSIALLKQWINDGAKGQDAPAAPTSTSAPQAASAPNPATIQPPISAMAYGKRGDELLLASGTLHNVELFTVDAQGQATSKGKLEGHAEMVRALAFNAGAGVLAAGGGKPGRGGEIKLWNTSDLSLIKTIEGHKDNVLALAFSPDGKQLVSASYDKSLIVWDVETGNAVRTLANHVDAVYAVAWSPDGKQIASGAGDRTVKLWQASDGKLLITISDSLDAVLALAFAPDGNTLAGAGADKVIRLWEMVGAGEPLEQSGSTAGKLKTSTFAHEGAILHIIYSPDGSTLYSTAEDRRIKAWDSAALTEKVTFEHQSDWVTALALDPQGALLAAGRYDATRTIYATETGKALSGSTTQVASAQSGPKKVTSLSVEAVIIRATVPPSLQSVSPDRWHRGAELELAVNGKNLDRAEPISTNPKVNVEIAEVEALPEPELKLGEGPRGTGADILDNARPYKMKLKVKTEADAPLGRYEILFRTPIGLTNGAGFTIIPAPDLSKAEPNDESPQPVQWPGVVEAAINASGDVDKYNVSAKAGQEIVFVITDSALNVDMQLRDPSGDVVATGADFGGAMRSRMGYKVPADGDYVVEVADADLRANLGYRLHIGAFPMVTSVWPLGVHAGVPQKVEVAGFNLPGTTVEVDPPDEAAPGATMPLPIAVPEGSPISLPVLSVSGAADASEVEPNNSAAEAQPLAFPAAINARIAHDKDGVPDVDYYHFHANKDQAIVIETLAAKFGSKLDSKIEVLDAQGNPLQRALLRCVAQTALTLSPRDSRQAGLRFENWRDFKMNDYVMVGGEVIQVSRIPGYGDEDVVFKQYPNGQRIGLFATTPEHHAVYDHIYKVTVHPVGTTFAPNGMPVYPLFWKNDDAFDANGNATGDSRLDFVAPEDGDYVVRVSDVRGEGGPNHAYRLLLRELKPDFAVAAAPYHISMPPGSRIPLDVRVLRTDGFNEEVKVTAHGLPEGFTVETESVLPDEDLVRVALVAGPDAKTTPFDSRFKLTGEANVSGTTVTREAYFGSITVSEKQPDLTVNNGENTLVLAPGQLGAISLNLTKANGYDSRTPISVLNLPFGVRVMYTGLNGILVREGETERRIEILAEPWVKPMTRRIYVQANIETQSPQRPVFLGEPIELRIVGDQKLAKRN